A region of the Bos mutus isolate GX-2022 chromosome 18, NWIPB_WYAK_1.1, whole genome shotgun sequence genome:
GACGTCTGAAGGGACCATGTGTGACCTAGACGTGCACCCGCGGTGCCACCACCTCTGAGAACCCGGCCCGGCGCCGGGCCAGACTCACCCACAAGGACTGCACCCCTGCGCCACTAGCGCTCGTCTTGTCGGAGGGCCCGAACACCCCGGGGCTGGAGCGCTGACGGCCCCGAGCTCACAGCCCGCCGGCCGCCCGGGCCGAAAGGTGATTCAGCAGCTCCCAGCCAGCGCGCCCTCGGCCCCTTAGACCCCCAGGCCCGGCGGCCCTCGGCCCGTCAGGCTCCCTGCCTCGACTCCCTCGGCCGCCCGGGCCCGGTCTTCCCGCAGCTCCCGCCTCAGCTCGCCTCGGCCCCTCCGCCCAGTAGCCCTCCGCTCGCCCGCCCTCTCCGGAGCCCCTCGGCTCGGCCGGGCCCCGCTGCCTCGGCCCCGAAGCCCCCGCCGGCCCTCAGACAGCGTCCGGCCCGCGGCACCCACCGAAGGTTCGGCGCTGTTTGAAGGTTTTCTCGGACGGCATGGCGCTGCAGGCTGGGTGGGGGCGGCGAGTTGGAGGCTGCGGGCGGCGGCAGAGGCGGCGACAGCTCCGACGGTGGCGACAGcgacttctcttgtgtctccttagCCCGCAGCCGCGTCAGGTGACCTGCGCGGCGTCCCGGGAGGCGGGGCCAGGGGCGGGCCGCAGCGGCCGCCATGGCGGGCGTGGCGGAAGCGGGCCGCGCGCAGCGGCCGGGGCGGGGTCGAAGCGCGTGAGTGGCGAGGAGCGAGCCGCACGCATGCGCAACGGGTCAGGCCCGGGCTCGCGGGAGCGAGTTGGCGCGCGGCGACCGGCCACTGGCCGGGGGCGCGCGAGCCCGGAACCTGGCCGTCCCCCGCGGGCACGTGCCCGGCAGACGCGCGCGGTTCTCCTTCCCTGGCAGAGATGCAGGGGCGCGGCCTCGCTCCTGTTCCTGGTGCCAGTTACGGTGGCCAGCGATGTTTCCACAGGAAAATAAAGGCCTGTTGTGCCCCTGCCTTCTCAGAGCTCACAGCTGGAAGCTGCTGGTTCTTTTCCGTCGGCGGCTTTCTGTGTCTTTGTTTCCGTTGGCTTTCCACGTCAAGGacatctcagttttctcttctaagGAAACTGTCAACTGGTAACTTCCATCACACATTGTCCCAACTGGGAAAAGAGCCAAAACTGCGTTATTTCAGGTTATGGTCAGTCGAGTCTGGCTTTGGAGAAAGTCCGTGCCCTGGGCTTGACATTCGGCCTTAGGTGACTTCTGGGGTGGAGGGGGCCCTGGGCATCATCTGCAATGGCAGGGCGCCGGCCTGTCCGCACTTGGCAGAGTTCACTACCTTTCACTGATCTCCGCTCTTCTCTCAAATAGGGAGCCTTACCCAAATTCAGTCCTCACAGTCTTTCAGTGACTAACTAGCAGAACTGCCTTGAATACCTAACCATTTTTCTCAGTCCCAGACTCATTTGTACTATATTTTAGAACTCCAGGTGTTTGCTGAGGAGCAGATGGAAGTGACCTGGTAGAATATAAATCTCTATGAAGCGTTTAGTGAGCAAGTCAGTTATTGCCCAGTTCAAACATCTAATAAACAGCTTTGTGAATGAACAGCACTTGATTCTTtgactgtttttgcttttttaatatcttGGACTTTGAAAGTGTTCTCCCCTTTTTTGAGTTGGAAAAAGCCTTTCTTATAATGTCTGATAAAGTATTTGGATTGTGCTAATGAACATTTATTATACAAACATACAGAACCTACTAAAACATAGCTCTCAAAAGGGTTCCAGTGCAGCTGGAATTTCctttacagagaagcaaagtCTGTCGTATAATCACCCCCCACTCAGAACAATGCTGTTAGTTGTGGCTCTGCGCTGTATCACTGTTCACAAAAGAACACTGTATTGGGCATATGTCACTTTCCCAGGTTCCCCCCCGCCCTTTCTGTCACAGTTCTTTACCTTGAAAAATCTCTGATAAGGTACAGTTAATAAAGAGGACttagggactttcttggtggtccagtggctgagactccatgctcccaatactgGAGGCCTGGCTTCTCTTCCTGGCTGAGGaacaagatctcacatgctgcaactaagggttcAAATGCTGCAAGATCATAACTCAAAGATCCTGCCCGCTACAGCTAAGACCCGGCATAGCCAAATACAATtagcaaataaattttttaaaaacaagactatatagaatccaattaaaaaataaagaggactTAAACATTCTATCTGGTTTCCAAAGGAAGGTTTTAAGCTCCATGGGTATTCttagtatttttgtatttattctgcAAAGATTGGGATGGGGGGAATCCAATAAGAGTACCCACCTTCTCCCAAACACAAAAT
Encoded here:
- the MAP1LC3B gene encoding microtubule-associated proteins 1A/1B light chain 3B isoform X2 → MAAAAARPWPRLPGRRAGHLTRLRAKETQEKSLSPPSELSPPLPPPAASNSPPPPSLQRHAVRENLQTAPNLRTKSRRCPTYPRAASYQNPGRKYGKKLMDLSRNAELFLITAWFKILLKLIC